The Brassica napus cultivar Da-Ae unplaced genomic scaffold, Da-Ae ScsIHWf_2572;HRSCAF=3319, whole genome shotgun sequence genome contains a region encoding:
- the LOC125601452 gene encoding protein NDR1-like, protein MSRLEAEGRAPSCWWRFGFWLTILAGLIILIVWINLRPTGSDIPKCSVEYFYVPALNKTLNSRLNTTLNFMVRLANPNSEQGIYYDDVHLSFSSVTYVFIANYTVPRFYQGRKKKAKKWGQVVPLNNQTVLEAVLPNGLASFRINLKTQVRYKNSFWKTRRFGVDVGAEVGVNGDGVKANKKGIRLKKSDSSSSSSLRSYFPVCVLTNLLAFFAIC, encoded by the coding sequence atgagtCGTCTTGAAGCTGAAGGAAGAGCCCCAAGTTGCTGGTGGCGCTTTGGCTTTTGGTTAACCATCTTAGCTGGACTTATCATTCTCATAGTTTGGATAAATCTACGTCCAACGGGTTCAGACATTCCAAAATGCTCAGTCGAATACTTTTACGTTCCAGCCCTCaacaaaaccctaaactcaCGACTCAACACCACTCTCAACTTCATGGTTCGTCTAGCTAATCCAAACAGTGAACAAGGAATCTACTATGACGACGTCCACCTTTCCTTCTCCAGCGTCACCTATGTATTCATCGCTAACTACACGGTGCCAAGATTCTACCAGGGACGCAAGAAGAAAGCCAAGAAGTGGGGTCAGGTTGTGCCTCTGAACAACCAGACAGTTTTAGAAGCGGTTTTGCCTAATGGATTGGCGAGTTTTCGGATAAACCTGAAGACACAAGTGAGGTACAAGAACTCGTTTTGGAAAACTAGGAGGTTTGGGGTCGACGTTGGTGCTGAAGTTGGAGTCAACGGGGATGGAGttaaagctaataagaaaggGATTAGGTTGAAGAAATCTgactcttcttcatcttcttcattaagaAGCTATTTTCCTGTTTGTGTTTTGACGAATCTGCTTGCTTTCTTTGCTATTTGTTGA
- the LOC125601460 gene encoding uncharacterized protein LOC125601460, whose translation MASIKERDEIALSQNTIALKGFALAIQLVMVAAVPALTEVVQDSCSSSDSDSEDIDGSGRDIFTKKRTLNPAHARNLDKRTDVIVHSILVQDPERPIDEAILVRHDEVHDSRVDNLVEAIRRNYQFNNSCFRGGIRKIDVVHMREKVKSSAKCKRPKKDITTSSEAENSVIVDLVLDKIKPQIDVLESNIKIGSSRVDAIEGGVRKQVETLLGKFKGEMLSSLKDIVSEVCKDHLAAHNGPGNYQPSSPTNLIVPRCHTSHVADANAKTIENVLRDTSQYSTPPRSNRICESVNPTPTKKQQVESGNVCGTPVIQSGAQSANSENRSRQQSFQQKLTPQNNKDNIADEPSFSLGLTQDEQIQEDIPILGQTCPDHVQLSHTNVDDNIEGISSSRRSKRQKTVPSGLVEDYLCGPHLLSRAKESQRSIFATLDISELVRKFTNLEYKMKSNFVINVSGLAVSRREILLICERQRNYTAKVVDILIRVLRSVILDQLPSEGSQSAEFLDTKFGAAIMKNFPRFLKSKNKESYIFPKSLSGIFPTKEAPKVNPRKYYFPLNVGNKHWVGICFDAVCGTVTILDSCLALHKQKALEKIITPVIQMLPYLARYASLDIETDPVIQCYDVARPKSVVQIKNEADSGLMSLLFMARHALYGPEACKNIGDDVLVEKSKSAAILAYEFKEKL comes from the exons ATGGCTAGTAtcaaagagagagatgagataGCTTTGTCTCAAAACACTATCGCATTAAAAGGATTTGCTCTTGCAATACAGCTTGTAATGGTTGCAGCGGTTCCGGCGTTGACTGAGGTTGTGCAAGATTCGTGTTCTTCATCTGATTCTGATAGTGAAGATATTGATGGAAGTGGGCGAGATATTTTTACAAAGAAACGGACTCTCAATCCGGCACATGCACGGAATTTGGACAAGAGAACTGAT GTTATTGTTCATAGCATCTTGGTTCAAGATCCAGAGCGACCTATTGATGAGGCCATTTTAGTTCGGCATGATGAAGTTCATGATTCAAGAGTTGATAACTTGGTCGAGGCCATCAGGCGTAACTATCAATTCAATAATTCGTGTTTCCGCGGTGGGATTAGAAAGATTGATGTTGTTCATATGCGAGAAAAGGTCAAATCATCTGCAAAGTGTAAGAGACCAAAGAAGGATATTACTACTTCGTCGGAAGCTGAGAACAGTGTCATCGTTGACCTTGTGCTTGACAAAATCAAACCTCAGATTGATGTACTGGAATCCAACATTAAGATAGGTTCATCTCGTGTTGATGCCATAGAGGGGGGTGTTCGTAAACAAGTTGAGACGTTGTTGGGTAAGTTTAAGGGGGAAATGCTTTCATCTCTTAAGGATATCGTTTCAGAAGTTTGTAAAGACCACCTTGCTGCGCATAACGGCCCGGGAAATTATCAACCGTCTTCTCCGACAAATTTAATCGTTCCCAGATGTCATACCAGCCATGTTGCCGACGCAAATGCAAAGACAATCGAAAACGTTCTACGTGACACTAGTCAATACTCTACACCTCCCCGCTCGAACCGTATATGTGAG TCCGTTAATCCTACTCCGACGAAGAAACAACAGGTTGAATCCGGCAATGTATGTGGAACTCCGGTAATTCAGTCAGGTGCGCAATCAGCTAATAGCGAGAATCGATCGAGGCAACAGTCATTCCAACAAAAGTTG ACTCCGCAAAATAACAAAGACAACATTGCAGATGAACCTTCCTTTTCGCTTGGTCTAACTCAGGatgaacagattcaagaagacaTCCCTATTTTGGGACAAACTTGTCCTGACCATGTACAGTTGTCTCACACGAATGTGGATGACAATATAGAAGGAATTTCATCGTCACGTAGAAGTAAGAGGCAAAAGACGGTTCCATCGGGTCTTGTAGAGGATTACCTTTGTGGGCCTCATTTATTGTCAAGGGCTAAGGAATCTCAGAGGAGCATATTTGCGACACTTGATATTTCAGAGTTGGTAAGGAAGTTCACGAATCTGGAGTACAAAATGAAGTCAAATTT TGTGATCAACGTTTCTGGTTTAGCTGTGTCTAGAAGGGAAATTCTGCTAATTTGTGAGAGGCAACGAAATTACACTGCCAAG GTTGTTGATATTCTTATTAGAGTTTTACGGTCGGTTATTTTGGATCAGTTACCTTCTGAAGGTTCACAGAGTGCTGAGTTTCTTGATACCAAGTTTGGTGCTGCTATAATGAAGAACTTTCCCAGGTTTCTTAAGAGTAAGAACAAGGAGTCCTACATATTTCCAAAATCATTGAGTGGTATTTTCCCAACCAAAGAAGCTCCAAAGGTCAATCCAAGAAAGTATTATTTTCCTTTAAATGTTGGGAACAAACATTGGGTTGGTATTTGTTTTGACGCTGTGTGTGGGACTGTCACCATCCTAGATTCATGCTTGGCATTGCACAAGCAGAAGGCGTTAGAGAAGATAATTACCCCTGTCATACAAATGTTACCGTATCTTGCTAGATATGCTTCTCTTGACATTGAAACTGATCCGGTTATTCAGTGTTATGATGTTGCTAGGCCAAAATCAGTCGTCCAGATTAAGAATGAAGCCGATTCTGGTTTGATGTCTTTGCTCTTTATGGCGAGGCATGCTTTATATGGACCAGAAGCTTGTAAGAATATTGGTGATGATGTGCTCGTAGAGAAGAGTAAGAGTGCAGCAATACTGGCGTATGAGTTCAAGGAAAAGTTATAG